The following proteins are encoded in a genomic region of Ananas comosus cultivar F153 linkage group 25, ASM154086v1, whole genome shotgun sequence:
- the LOC109703575 gene encoding CLIP-associated protein-like isoform X1 — MEKDVEIPRGISPKWKSSSRESSFFGVIGENDIAVKPVEPIEIYSERDLTREIGRICSNLHPDKDWFVRVTAMQTIEGLVLGGAANYPSFCLLLKQLVAPLHTQLLDRRSSIIKQACHLLSFLSKELLGDFESYAEMFIPVLLKLVVITVYVIAESADNCIKMMLRNCKVSRILPRIVNCVKNDRSAVLRARCCEYALLILGYWADTPEILRSADLYEDLIKCSVADAVSEVRSTARACYRMFAKIWPERSTRLFLSFDTVRQKIINDEDGEKHEICASPSLNKQAIQLLQTPSHAPSLNSPACATSNALAMDKTIDFASLSQTKLWSISDSEKNYQSLLSACKEKGPPIAISVKAVNVSDKESPHISYLNNSDLGVDHLSASFSLQNSAFSHASTATLNKDIVNHGDQDSENLIPLVHSAKDSTKSPNAGQLSLDSVSASSLPCTSKSSEKSQNGGVIEFTNDIRSSKQLSHQIDGNFIPNFRRPLLKQQVNNLLLATCVNSFDDSELLLGEMASYIDAPSSLNDSLVEGLKPSSGWIMRIFAFNYVHSLLQQGPKGIQEITQSFDKIMKLFCRYLDDPHHKVAQAAFSTLLEMIPGFKKPFETYLDRTLPQVFGRLNDPKESIRQSCSKILDIVGAYYGIESLLPALVRSFDEKKSPKAKLAIIQFANSSFSKQVINDDDYSGHGFLKLWLSKLEPLFNDKNIKLKEAAVTGFLSIYSNYNPGSVLTFILSFSVEKQKVLRRALKRYTSRIEIDIVNFVHTKKDRQWPRSFYDHFDSTGTSFNETYCGAPMKGSASKDGLRKMNSMQQCSTSLSQSDCGENMQLVYHNNKAGLDSQVHRHNIPTQLMIADEKLTSDSGTSFPQLLHQVSGNDRKSSSDKHKALHQLAEVLKTSEHSAMAKCVNQILTVMLEMLDDPDSSVKDLALSLSLEMLTKQKKVMEDSIDTVIPKLIHATKDVVVKVAHQAESCLIIVLTEYDPLRCLVGIAPLLISDDETILIVSINSLIKIVTRLSQEELIAHLPAFLPSLVEAFSNQSTDVRKTALFCLVDIQTMLGEEAFLPYLDRFNSTQRQLITFYANGTSRAKTTARDAIQG; from the exons ATGGAGAAGGATGTGGAGATTCCGAGGGGAATTAGCCCGAAATGGAAGAGCAGTTCGAGGGAATCATCGTTCTTCGGAG ttataggAGAAAATGATATTGCCGTAAAGCCAGTTGAGCCTATCGAGATATACTCTGAGAGGGATTTGACAAGGGAAATTGGGAGAATTTGTTCGAATTTACATCCAGATAAAGATTGGTTTGTTCGGGTGACAGCCATGCAGACAATCGAAGGCCTGGTGCTTGGAG GTGCTGCCAATTATCCATCATTTTGCCTTCTTCTAAAGCAGCTTGTTGCCCCATTACACACTCAGCTACTGGATCGACGCTCTAGCATCATTAAACAG GCCTGTCATCTATTGAGCTTCTTATCAAAGGAACTTCTAGGAGACTTTGAGTCTTATGCTGAGATGTTCATTCCG GTTCTCCTTAAGCTTGTTGTTATAACAGTTTATGTAATTGCTGAGTCAGCAGACAATTGTATAAAAATG ATGTTGCGGAACTGCAAGGTTTCACGTATTCTTCCACGAATTGTCAATTGTGTCAAGAATGACCGAAGTGCAGTTCTACGTGCTAG GTGCTGTGAGTATGCACTTCTGATACTAGGGTACTGGGCTGATACCCCAGAAATACTTCGTTCAGCTGATTTGTATGAAGATCTGATTAAGTGCAGTGTAGCAGATGCCGTTAGTGAG GTGCGATCAACTGCACGAGCTTGCTACAGGATGTTTGCCAAAATTTGGCCGGAGCGTTCCACTCGCCTTTTCTTGTCATTTGACACTGTCAGACAAAAG ATAATCAATGATGAAGATGGCGAGAAGCACGAAATATGTGCTTCTCCATCACTTAACAAACAAGCAATTCAACTACTGCAAACTCCATCTCATGCTCCTAGCCTAAATTCACCTGCATGTGCTACTTCTAATGCACTTGCAATGGACAAGACCATCGATTTTGCTTCTTTATCACAAACAAAGCTATGGTCAATCAGTGATTCAGAAAAAAATTACCAGAGTCTTCTCTCTGCTTGTAAAGAAAAGGGTCCACCAATTGCAATATCCGTGAAAGCTGTAAATGTATCAGACAAGGAAAGCCCTCATATTTCATACTTGAACAATTCTGATTTAG GAGTTGATCACTTGTCTGCAAGTTTCTCTTTACAGAATTCAGCATTTTCTCATGCATCCACGGCTACTTTAAACAAGGATATTGTAAATCATGGCGATCAAGATTCAGAAAATCTCATCCCTCTGGTCCACTCGGCGAAAGATTCTACGAAATCACCTAACGCCGGTCAGTTATCATTAGATTCCGTGTCAGCCTCTTCATTGCCTTGTACTTCAAAAAGTTCAGAAAAGTCTCAAAATGGGGGTGTCATTGAATTCACTAATGATATTAGATCAAGTAAGCAACTTTCTCATCAAATTGACGGTAATTTTATCCCCAATTTTCGCCGACCGCTTCTAAAACAACAAGTCAATAACTTGCTTCTGGCGACCTGCGTAAATAGTTTTGATGATAGTGAGCTTTTACTGGGTGAAATGGCTAGCTATATCGATGCTCCATCATCTCTTAATGATTCTCTAGTTGAGGGCCTAAAGCCAAGTTCAGGTTGGATTATGAGGATTTTCGCATTCAATTATGTCCATTCATTGTTGCAGCAAGGACCCAAAGGAATTCAGGAAATTACCCAGAGTTTTGACAAGATCATGAAGCTCTTTTGCCGATATTTGGATGATCCTCATCATAAAGTAGCACAAGCTGCTTTCTCAACACTATTGGAGATGATCCCAGGTTTTAAAAAGCCTTTTGAGACTTATCTTGACAGGACTTTACCGCAAGTTTTTGGTCGGTTAAATGACCCAAAGGAATCAATTAGACAATCATGCTCAAAAATCTTAGACATTGTCGGTGCATATTATGGAATTGAATCCTTATTACCAGCGCTTGTCCGTTCATTCGATGAAAAGAAGTCCCCTAAGGCAAAATTAGCTATCATTCAGTTTGCAAATAGCTCATTCAGCAAACAAGTTATAAATGATGATGATTATTCTGGTCATGGATTTCTTAAActatggctttctaagctagaacctttatttaatgacaaaaatataaagCTAAAAGAAGCAGCTGTGACTGGATTCCTatcaatttattcaaattacAATCCTGGATCTGTTTTAACATTTATACTTAGCTTCTCAGTTGAAAAACAGAAAGTGCTCAGACGGGCACTTAAGCGGTATACTTCGAGGATAGAGATTGATATAGTGAATTTTGTTCACACTAAGAAAGACAGGCAATGGCCAAGATCTTTCTATGACCATTTTGATTCCACTGGAACATCTTTCAATGAAACTTATTGTGGAGCACCAATGAAAGGTTCTGCTAGCAAGGATGGTTTAAGGAAAATGAACTCCATGCAGCAATGTTCCACTTCCCTCAGTCAGTCTGATTGTGGTGAAAATATGCAGCTAGTTTATCATAACAACAAGGCTGGCTTGGACTCTCAGGTGCACAGGCACAATATACCAACGCAGCTCATGATCGCAGATGAAAAGCTGACTTCAGATAGTGGAACCAGCTTTCCCCAACTGCTCCATCAG GTTAGCGGGAATGATCGAAAGTCAAGTTCAGACAAACATAAGGCACTTCATCAGTTGGCTGAAGTTCTGAAAACCAGTGAACATTCTGCCATGGCCAAG TGCGTCAATCAAATTTTAACTGTCATGCTTGAGATGCTGGATGATCCTGATTCATCAGTTAAAGATCTCGCTCTTTCTTTATCCCTTGAAATGCTAACCAAACAG AAAAAGGTGATGGAAGATTCTATTGATACTGTTATTCCTAAATTGATTCATGCAACCAAAGATGTCGTCGTGAAG GTTGCACATCAGGCAGAGAGCTGCTTAATTATTGTGTTGACAGAGTATGACCCGTTGAGATGCCTAGTT GGTATTGCTCCTTTGCTGATCAGTGATGATGAAACGATACTTATTGTTAGCATCAATAGTTTGATCAAG ATTGTAACTCGACTTTCACAGGAGGAGTTGATAGCTCATTTGCCTGCATTTCTGCCTTCACTTGTTGAAGCATTTAGCAATCAGAGTACAGATGTTCGTAAG ACAGCTCTGTTCTGCTTGGTGGACATCCAGACCATGCTTGGCGAAGAAGCATTCTTACCATACCTGGACAGGTTTAATAGCACACAGCGGCAGCTCATAACATTTTATGCCAACGGAACTTCACGGGCGAAGACTACTGCAAGAGATGCTATACAGGGATAG
- the LOC109703575 gene encoding CLIP-associated protein-like isoform X4, with product MEKDVEIPRGISPKWKSSSRESSFFGVIGENDIAVKPVEPIEIYSERDLTREIGRICSNLHPDKDWFVRVTAMQTIEGLVLGGAANYPSFCLLLKQLVAPLHTQLLDRRSSIIKQACHLLSFLSKELLGDFESYAEMFIPVLLKLVVITVYVIAESADNCIKMMLRNCKVSRILPRIVNCVKNDRSAVLRARCCEYALLILGYWADTPEILRSADLYEDLIKCSVADAVSEVRSTARACYRMFAKIWPERSTRLFLSFDTVRQKIINDEDGEKHEICASPSLNKQAIQLLQTPSHAPSLNSPACATSNALAMDKTIDFASLSQTKLWSISDSEKNYQSLLSACKEKGPPIAISVKAVNVSDKESPHISYLNNSDLGVDHLSASFSLQNSAFSHASTATLNKDIVNHGDQDSENLIPLVHSAKDSTKSPNAGQLSLDSVSASSLPCTSKSSEKSQNGGVIEFTNDIRSSKQLSHQIDGNFIPNFRRPLLKQQVNNLLLATCVNSFDDSELLLGEMASYIDAPSSLNDSLVEGLKPSSGWIMRIFAFNYVHSLLQQGPKGIQEITQSFDKIMKLFCRYLDDPHHKVAQAAFSTLLEMIPGFKKPFETYLDRTLPQVFGRLNDPKESIRQSCSKILDIVGAYYGIESLLPALVRSFDEKKSPKAKLAIIQFANSSFSKQVINDDDYSGHGFLKLWLSKLEPLFNDKNIKLKEAAVTGFLSIYSNYNPGSVLTFILSFSVEKQKVLRRALKRYTSRIEIDIVNFVHTKKDRQWPRSFYDHFDSTGTSFNETYCGAPMKGSASKDGLRKMNSMQQCSTSLSQSDCGENMQLVYHNNKAGLDSQVHRHNIPTQLMIADEKLTSDSGTSFPQLLHQVSGNDRKSSSDKHKALHQLAEVLKTSEHSAMAKCVNQILTVMLEMLDDPDSSVKDLALSLSLEMLTKQKKVMEDSIDTVIPKLIHATKDVVVKVAHQAESCLIIVLTEYDPLRCLVGIAPLLISDDETILIVSINSLIKIVTRLSQEELIAHLPAFLPSLVEAFSNQSTDVHSSVLLGGHPDHAWRRSILTIPGQV from the exons ATGGAGAAGGATGTGGAGATTCCGAGGGGAATTAGCCCGAAATGGAAGAGCAGTTCGAGGGAATCATCGTTCTTCGGAG ttataggAGAAAATGATATTGCCGTAAAGCCAGTTGAGCCTATCGAGATATACTCTGAGAGGGATTTGACAAGGGAAATTGGGAGAATTTGTTCGAATTTACATCCAGATAAAGATTGGTTTGTTCGGGTGACAGCCATGCAGACAATCGAAGGCCTGGTGCTTGGAG GTGCTGCCAATTATCCATCATTTTGCCTTCTTCTAAAGCAGCTTGTTGCCCCATTACACACTCAGCTACTGGATCGACGCTCTAGCATCATTAAACAG GCCTGTCATCTATTGAGCTTCTTATCAAAGGAACTTCTAGGAGACTTTGAGTCTTATGCTGAGATGTTCATTCCG GTTCTCCTTAAGCTTGTTGTTATAACAGTTTATGTAATTGCTGAGTCAGCAGACAATTGTATAAAAATG ATGTTGCGGAACTGCAAGGTTTCACGTATTCTTCCACGAATTGTCAATTGTGTCAAGAATGACCGAAGTGCAGTTCTACGTGCTAG GTGCTGTGAGTATGCACTTCTGATACTAGGGTACTGGGCTGATACCCCAGAAATACTTCGTTCAGCTGATTTGTATGAAGATCTGATTAAGTGCAGTGTAGCAGATGCCGTTAGTGAG GTGCGATCAACTGCACGAGCTTGCTACAGGATGTTTGCCAAAATTTGGCCGGAGCGTTCCACTCGCCTTTTCTTGTCATTTGACACTGTCAGACAAAAG ATAATCAATGATGAAGATGGCGAGAAGCACGAAATATGTGCTTCTCCATCACTTAACAAACAAGCAATTCAACTACTGCAAACTCCATCTCATGCTCCTAGCCTAAATTCACCTGCATGTGCTACTTCTAATGCACTTGCAATGGACAAGACCATCGATTTTGCTTCTTTATCACAAACAAAGCTATGGTCAATCAGTGATTCAGAAAAAAATTACCAGAGTCTTCTCTCTGCTTGTAAAGAAAAGGGTCCACCAATTGCAATATCCGTGAAAGCTGTAAATGTATCAGACAAGGAAAGCCCTCATATTTCATACTTGAACAATTCTGATTTAG GAGTTGATCACTTGTCTGCAAGTTTCTCTTTACAGAATTCAGCATTTTCTCATGCATCCACGGCTACTTTAAACAAGGATATTGTAAATCATGGCGATCAAGATTCAGAAAATCTCATCCCTCTGGTCCACTCGGCGAAAGATTCTACGAAATCACCTAACGCCGGTCAGTTATCATTAGATTCCGTGTCAGCCTCTTCATTGCCTTGTACTTCAAAAAGTTCAGAAAAGTCTCAAAATGGGGGTGTCATTGAATTCACTAATGATATTAGATCAAGTAAGCAACTTTCTCATCAAATTGACGGTAATTTTATCCCCAATTTTCGCCGACCGCTTCTAAAACAACAAGTCAATAACTTGCTTCTGGCGACCTGCGTAAATAGTTTTGATGATAGTGAGCTTTTACTGGGTGAAATGGCTAGCTATATCGATGCTCCATCATCTCTTAATGATTCTCTAGTTGAGGGCCTAAAGCCAAGTTCAGGTTGGATTATGAGGATTTTCGCATTCAATTATGTCCATTCATTGTTGCAGCAAGGACCCAAAGGAATTCAGGAAATTACCCAGAGTTTTGACAAGATCATGAAGCTCTTTTGCCGATATTTGGATGATCCTCATCATAAAGTAGCACAAGCTGCTTTCTCAACACTATTGGAGATGATCCCAGGTTTTAAAAAGCCTTTTGAGACTTATCTTGACAGGACTTTACCGCAAGTTTTTGGTCGGTTAAATGACCCAAAGGAATCAATTAGACAATCATGCTCAAAAATCTTAGACATTGTCGGTGCATATTATGGAATTGAATCCTTATTACCAGCGCTTGTCCGTTCATTCGATGAAAAGAAGTCCCCTAAGGCAAAATTAGCTATCATTCAGTTTGCAAATAGCTCATTCAGCAAACAAGTTATAAATGATGATGATTATTCTGGTCATGGATTTCTTAAActatggctttctaagctagaacctttatttaatgacaaaaatataaagCTAAAAGAAGCAGCTGTGACTGGATTCCTatcaatttattcaaattacAATCCTGGATCTGTTTTAACATTTATACTTAGCTTCTCAGTTGAAAAACAGAAAGTGCTCAGACGGGCACTTAAGCGGTATACTTCGAGGATAGAGATTGATATAGTGAATTTTGTTCACACTAAGAAAGACAGGCAATGGCCAAGATCTTTCTATGACCATTTTGATTCCACTGGAACATCTTTCAATGAAACTTATTGTGGAGCACCAATGAAAGGTTCTGCTAGCAAGGATGGTTTAAGGAAAATGAACTCCATGCAGCAATGTTCCACTTCCCTCAGTCAGTCTGATTGTGGTGAAAATATGCAGCTAGTTTATCATAACAACAAGGCTGGCTTGGACTCTCAGGTGCACAGGCACAATATACCAACGCAGCTCATGATCGCAGATGAAAAGCTGACTTCAGATAGTGGAACCAGCTTTCCCCAACTGCTCCATCAG GTTAGCGGGAATGATCGAAAGTCAAGTTCAGACAAACATAAGGCACTTCATCAGTTGGCTGAAGTTCTGAAAACCAGTGAACATTCTGCCATGGCCAAG TGCGTCAATCAAATTTTAACTGTCATGCTTGAGATGCTGGATGATCCTGATTCATCAGTTAAAGATCTCGCTCTTTCTTTATCCCTTGAAATGCTAACCAAACAG AAAAAGGTGATGGAAGATTCTATTGATACTGTTATTCCTAAATTGATTCATGCAACCAAAGATGTCGTCGTGAAG GTTGCACATCAGGCAGAGAGCTGCTTAATTATTGTGTTGACAGAGTATGACCCGTTGAGATGCCTAGTT GGTATTGCTCCTTTGCTGATCAGTGATGATGAAACGATACTTATTGTTAGCATCAATAGTTTGATCAAG ATTGTAACTCGACTTTCACAGGAGGAGTTGATAGCTCATTTGCCTGCATTTCTGCCTTCACTTGTTGAAGCATTTAGCAATCAGAGTACAGATGTTC ACAGCTCTGTTCTGCTTGGTGGACATCCAGACCATGCTTGGCGAAGAAGCATTCTTACCATACCTGGACAGGTTTAA